One region of Ornithinibacter aureus genomic DNA includes:
- a CDS encoding MMPL family transporter, translating into MSRSARHGSPALERWGRHVARRAKAIVIFWLLFIVVGFAVALGATGTPSLFSRLDSGEIVVAGENQDGRDLLAQGGGSGFSTYTQTLTGVDLSDPAVASAAASAVQSLSAIEHVESAVNPFVVPGGPTTPDALRFVLDGDPASGGFATVVTFDEGNTAEQEAAATDEVDAVFDSLAEDTGATGDQRGGLRALVDRIIEQVKIDGQRGEGIALPVSFLVMVVVFGGFLAAGFPVLGAIASIAGALASLLGLSYLLDLDASVVNVVTVLGLGLCIDYGLLVVSRFREEMRALLQGAPVADATHAQVVAATAATMNRAGRTVIFSALTVAISLSGLLVLQIPFIRAVSVAGVSVVLIALAVALTLIPALCVLGARRLLKRGTETAADVGVFSRLAERVHRMPWVVIAAVSAVLVVMALPALRLELTSSGPELLPVGTPERTFYEDFRAGYPLLAGAEVLLVSRAPVSEVQAWAETAAADRPGVESVDPARELGNGVVTLGFQTGDSGTGEASRALVDSLRSDRAPFDAYVVGQASGIVDFRATVADRALWAAGLVVLATLVLLFLMTGSVVIPIKALVMNVLSLGAALGVTVWIFEDGHLEGLLRFASTGALENTIPLLVLAFGFGLSMDYEVFLLSRIVELHEQGHDTRSAVTLGLQRSGRIITSAALLMVIVFSGFAAGDLLIMKQMGVALVLAIVIDATLVRMLLVPATMSVLGSANWWAPAPLRRLHERWGITE; encoded by the coding sequence ATGAGCAGGAGCGCCCGACACGGCAGCCCGGCCCTGGAGCGGTGGGGGCGCCACGTCGCCCGTCGCGCCAAGGCCATCGTCATCTTCTGGCTGCTCTTCATCGTCGTCGGGTTCGCCGTGGCCCTGGGCGCCACCGGCACCCCCAGCCTGTTCAGCCGGCTCGACAGCGGAGAGATCGTCGTCGCCGGCGAGAACCAGGACGGGCGTGACCTGCTCGCCCAGGGTGGCGGCAGCGGCTTCAGCACCTACACCCAGACACTCACGGGAGTCGACCTCAGCGACCCGGCCGTGGCGAGCGCCGCCGCGTCCGCCGTCCAGAGCCTGTCCGCCATCGAGCACGTCGAATCCGCCGTCAACCCCTTCGTCGTGCCGGGCGGCCCGACCACCCCTGACGCGTTGCGGTTCGTGCTCGACGGCGACCCGGCATCCGGCGGGTTCGCGACGGTGGTCACCTTCGACGAGGGCAACACCGCCGAGCAGGAGGCCGCCGCCACCGACGAGGTCGACGCGGTGTTCGACAGCCTCGCCGAGGACACCGGCGCGACCGGGGACCAACGCGGCGGCCTGCGCGCCCTCGTCGACCGGATCATCGAGCAGGTCAAGATCGACGGCCAGCGCGGTGAGGGCATCGCCCTTCCGGTGAGCTTCCTCGTCATGGTCGTCGTCTTCGGTGGGTTTCTCGCCGCGGGCTTCCCGGTGCTGGGCGCCATCGCCTCGATCGCCGGTGCCCTGGCCTCGCTGCTCGGGCTGTCCTACCTGCTCGACCTCGACGCCTCCGTCGTCAACGTCGTCACCGTGCTCGGGCTCGGTCTGTGCATCGACTACGGGCTGCTGGTCGTCTCCCGCTTCCGCGAGGAGATGCGTGCGCTCCTGCAGGGCGCCCCGGTCGCCGACGCCACGCACGCGCAGGTGGTCGCGGCCACCGCGGCGACGATGAACCGGGCAGGACGCACGGTCATCTTCTCCGCCCTCACGGTCGCCATCTCTCTGTCCGGCCTGCTCGTCCTGCAGATCCCGTTCATCCGCGCGGTGAGCGTGGCCGGTGTCTCGGTCGTGCTCATCGCCCTGGCCGTCGCGCTGACCCTCATCCCGGCACTGTGCGTCCTCGGGGCCCGGCGCCTGCTCAAGCGCGGCACGGAGACCGCCGCGGACGTCGGCGTGTTCTCGCGCCTGGCCGAACGCGTGCACCGGATGCCGTGGGTCGTCATCGCGGCCGTCTCGGCGGTGCTCGTCGTCATGGCCCTCCCGGCGCTGCGCCTCGAGCTCACCTCGTCCGGTCCCGAGCTGCTGCCCGTCGGCACCCCCGAGCGCACGTTCTACGAGGACTTCCGGGCGGGCTACCCACTGCTCGCGGGCGCCGAGGTGCTGCTGGTGAGCCGTGCCCCGGTCTCCGAGGTGCAGGCCTGGGCCGAGACCGCCGCCGCCGACCGGCCGGGGGTGGAGTCCGTCGACCCGGCGCGCGAACTCGGCAACGGCGTCGTCACGCTCGGCTTCCAGACGGGTGACTCCGGCACGGGCGAGGCCTCGCGTGCCCTCGTCGACTCGCTGAGGAGTGATCGCGCCCCGTTCGACGCCTACGTCGTCGGTCAGGCCTCGGGCATCGTCGACTTCCGCGCCACCGTGGCCGACCGGGCACTGTGGGCCGCGGGGTTGGTCGTCCTGGCCACGCTCGTGCTCCTCTTCCTCATGACCGGCTCCGTGGTCATCCCCATCAAGGCACTGGTCATGAACGTGCTCTCCCTGGGGGCGGCGCTCGGCGTCACCGTGTGGATCTTCGAGGACGGCCACCTCGAGGGGTTGCTCCGCTTCGCCTCGACCGGCGCGCTGGAGAACACCATCCCGTTGCTCGTGCTGGCCTTCGGGTTCGGCCTGTCGATGGACTACGAGGTCTTCCTGCTCTCGCGCATCGTCGAGCTGCACGAGCAGGGGCACGACACCCGCAGCGCCGTGACCCTGGGCCTGCAACGCTCCGGTCGCATCATCACCTCGGCCGCTCTCCTCATGGTCATCGTCTTCTCCGGGTTCGCCGCGGGCGACCTGCTGATCATGAAGCAGATGGGGGTGGCGCTGGTGCTCGCGATCGTCATCGACGCCACCCTCGTGCGCATGCTCCTCGTCCCGGCCACGATGTCGGTGCTCGGCTCGGCCAACTGGTGGGCCCCCGCACCGCTGCGGCGCCTCCACGAACGATGGGGCATCACCGAATGA
- a CDS encoding GNAT family N-acetyltransferase: MTSVRTLTTCAEFEEATSRHPVAVLDVGAGFVGPAFAVDHEGQTSALFHRRSDHGVPGTSAIATEGGLAILLDDPAVRAFVTGEGHRHLSVPRGLVRLVEERLHLGTRGGEWDWMWTTSSPAPVPGEDHVVVLDPSSKAEAEAFLAAHSPRTHGQPFARRHQYWVGVRHPGTGTLLATGCSEPCAAGTPTLAGIAVDASQRGRGWGAAVTAHLTRRAVEQTGACALGMFADNDSARRVYDRLGFTTGMRWTSRWFG; this comes from the coding sequence ATGACGTCGGTTCGCACCCTCACGACGTGCGCCGAGTTCGAGGAGGCGACCTCACGGCATCCGGTCGCGGTCCTCGACGTCGGCGCCGGGTTCGTCGGGCCCGCCTTCGCCGTCGACCACGAGGGCCAGACCTCGGCACTGTTCCACCGTCGCTCCGACCACGGGGTCCCCGGCACCTCCGCGATCGCGACCGAGGGCGGCCTGGCGATCCTGCTCGACGACCCTGCGGTGCGGGCGTTCGTCACGGGCGAGGGGCACCGCCACCTCAGCGTCCCGCGTGGCCTCGTCCGGCTCGTCGAGGAACGGCTCCACCTCGGCACCCGCGGCGGCGAGTGGGACTGGATGTGGACCACCAGTTCTCCCGCACCCGTGCCGGGCGAGGACCACGTCGTCGTCCTCGACCCCTCCAGCAAGGCGGAGGCCGAGGCCTTCCTCGCGGCCCACAGCCCGCGCACCCACGGCCAGCCCTTCGCCCGCCGGCACCAGTACTGGGTGGGCGTGCGACACCCGGGCACCGGCACCCTGCTGGCCACCGGGTGCAGCGAGCCGTGCGCGGCCGGCACCCCCACCCTCGCCGGGATCGCCGTCGACGCCTCGCAGCGCGGCCGGGGGTGGGGCGCCGCGGTGACGGCGCACCTCACCCGCCGTGCCGTCGAGCAGACCGGGGCCTGCGCGCTCGGCATGTTCGCCGACAACGACTCGGCCCGACGCGTCTACGATCGGCTCGGCTTCACCACCGGCATGCGCTGGACCAGTCGCTGGTTCGGCTGA
- the aspS gene encoding aspartate--tRNA ligase, whose amino-acid sequence MLRTHEAGTLRAAHTGQTVTLTGWVAKRRDHGGVAFIDLRDASGVVQVVARDEVLTGAAHDLRSEYVVKVTGEVTAREDRNVNPDLPTGEVEVVARAIEVLNESAPLPFQVDERVTVGEEARLKHRYLDLRRPGAGSAGHAIRLRSKVSAAARRVLEARDFVEIETPTLTRSTPEGARDFLVPARLAPGSWYALPQSPQLFKQLLMVAGMERYYQIARCYRDEDFRADRQPEFTQLDIEMSFVEQDDVLELGEAVIREIWTLIGVDLPTPFPRMTYAEAMRRFGSDKPDLRFGQELVECTEYFADTPFRVFQAEYVGAVVMPGGASQPRKQLDAWQEWAKQRGARGLAYVLVQEDGTLTGPVAKNLSETELEGLAAHVGAQPGDCVFFAAGPTRSSRALLGAARLEIGKRCGLIDEDAWEFLWVLDAPLFEPASEAVAAGDVAVGSGAWTAVHHAFTSPKAEFLDTFDTDPGPALAYAYDMVLNGNELGGGSIRIHRRDVQERVFQVMGLSREEAQEKFGFLLDAFAFGAPPHGGIAFGWDRIVMLLGGFDSIRDVIAFPKSGGGYDPLTEAPAPITPEQRKEAGIDSRPPASEPSA is encoded by the coding sequence GTGCTCCGCACCCACGAGGCCGGCACCCTGCGTGCCGCCCACACCGGCCAGACCGTCACCCTCACCGGGTGGGTGGCGAAGCGGCGTGATCACGGGGGCGTGGCCTTCATCGACCTGCGCGACGCCAGCGGGGTCGTGCAGGTCGTCGCGCGCGACGAGGTGCTGACCGGGGCCGCCCACGACCTGCGCAGTGAGTACGTCGTCAAGGTCACCGGCGAGGTGACCGCGCGCGAGGACCGCAACGTCAACCCCGACCTGCCGACCGGTGAGGTCGAGGTCGTCGCCCGCGCCATCGAGGTGCTCAACGAGTCGGCGCCGTTGCCCTTCCAGGTCGACGAGCGCGTCACCGTCGGCGAGGAGGCCCGTCTCAAGCACCGCTACCTCGACCTGCGCCGCCCGGGCGCCGGGTCGGCGGGTCACGCCATCCGCCTGCGCTCGAAGGTCAGCGCCGCCGCCCGGCGAGTGCTCGAGGCCCGGGACTTCGTCGAGATCGAGACCCCGACCCTCACCCGGTCCACCCCCGAGGGTGCCCGCGACTTCCTCGTGCCCGCGCGCCTGGCACCCGGCTCCTGGTACGCGCTGCCGCAGAGCCCGCAGCTGTTCAAGCAGCTGCTCATGGTCGCCGGGATGGAGCGGTACTACCAGATCGCCCGCTGCTACCGCGACGAGGACTTCCGCGCCGACCGCCAGCCCGAGTTCACCCAGCTCGACATCGAGATGTCCTTCGTGGAGCAGGACGACGTGCTCGAGCTCGGCGAGGCCGTCATCCGTGAGATCTGGACGCTCATCGGCGTCGACCTGCCGACCCCCTTCCCGCGGATGACCTATGCCGAGGCGATGCGTCGCTTCGGCTCCGACAAGCCCGACCTGCGCTTCGGCCAGGAGCTCGTCGAGTGCACCGAGTACTTCGCGGACACCCCGTTCCGGGTCTTCCAGGCCGAGTACGTCGGCGCCGTCGTCATGCCGGGCGGAGCGAGCCAGCCACGCAAGCAGCTCGACGCGTGGCAGGAGTGGGCCAAGCAGCGCGGCGCCCGCGGCCTGGCCTACGTGCTCGTCCAGGAGGACGGCACACTCACCGGACCCGTCGCGAAGAACCTCTCCGAGACCGAGCTCGAGGGCCTCGCCGCGCATGTCGGTGCGCAGCCCGGTGACTGCGTCTTCTTCGCGGCCGGGCCCACCCGATCCTCGCGGGCCCTGCTCGGCGCCGCCCGATTGGAGATCGGCAAGCGCTGCGGCCTGATCGACGAGGACGCCTGGGAGTTCCTCTGGGTCCTCGACGCGCCGCTGTTCGAGCCGGCGTCCGAGGCGGTTGCCGCCGGTGACGTCGCGGTCGGCTCGGGCGCGTGGACGGCCGTCCACCACGCCTTCACCTCGCCGAAGGCGGAGTTCCTCGACACCTTCGACACCGACCCCGGGCCGGCCCTCGCGTACGCGTACGACATGGTGCTCAACGGCAACGAACTGGGCGGCGGGTCGATCCGTATCCACCGCCGCGACGTGCAGGAGCGCGTCTTCCAGGTCATGGGCCTGTCGCGTGAGGAGGCCCAGGAGAAGTTCGGCTTCCTCCTCGACGCCTTCGCGTTCGGTGCGCCGCCGCACGGCGGCATCGCCTTCGGCTGGGACCGCATCGTCATGCTGCTCGGCGGCTTCGACAGCATCCGCGACGTCATCGCCTTCCCGAAGTCCGGTGGCGGCTACGACCCGCTCACCGAGGCCCCGGCCCCGATCACCCCGGAACAGCGCAAGGAGGCCGGGATCGACAGCCGACCCCCGGCATCCGAGCCGTCTGCCTGA
- the vapC gene encoding type II toxin-antitoxin system VapC family toxin, whose translation MTVLADTSAWIEFDNGTDSPAALRLRSLLTAPGTVTAAYTEPILMEFLAGARSTSAQQRLRALLDVAQLLPLAQSIDFEEAVRIYRQCRSVGVTPRGLVDCLIAAVAQRTGASLLSHDLDLARIAEVIGIPLDEASLRP comes from the coding sequence GTGACGGTCCTGGCGGACACCTCGGCCTGGATCGAGTTCGACAACGGCACCGACTCCCCTGCTGCGCTGCGGCTCCGGTCACTCCTGACGGCGCCGGGCACCGTGACGGCCGCCTACACCGAGCCCATCCTGATGGAGTTCCTCGCGGGCGCGCGCTCGACGTCTGCGCAGCAGCGGTTGCGCGCGCTTCTGGACGTCGCCCAACTCCTCCCCCTCGCCCAGAGCATCGACTTCGAGGAGGCGGTGCGGATCTACCGACAGTGTCGTTCCGTAGGAGTGACACCGCGGGGCCTGGTCGACTGCCTCATCGCGGCAGTGGCGCAACGCACCGGGGCGTCCCTGCTCTCCCACGACCTCGACCTCGCCCGCATCGCCGAGGTCATCGGCATCCCCCTGGACGAGGCCTCGCTGCGCCCCTGA
- a CDS encoding YchJ family protein, with the protein MSERAFGDRSTAARTPSADRRCPCGGVPAGAALSACCGPVVAGELAAPTAEALMRSRYTAYVLGDGDHLFRTWHPRTRTDDADPDPRVRWEGLTVLDVVAGGPQDTEGVVEFRARWVSADDGPVRRGQLHERSRFERRAGRWFYVEAVDRA; encoded by the coding sequence ATGAGCGAGCGAGCCTTCGGGGACCGTTCGACGGCGGCGCGGACGCCGTCAGCAGACCGGCGCTGCCCGTGCGGCGGCGTCCCTGCCGGGGCCGCCCTGAGTGCGTGCTGCGGGCCGGTCGTCGCGGGTGAGCTGGCGGCACCCACTGCCGAGGCGCTCATGCGGTCGCGCTACACCGCCTACGTGCTCGGCGACGGTGACCACCTCTTTCGCACCTGGCACCCCCGCACCCGCACTGACGACGCCGATCCGGACCCGCGGGTCCGGTGGGAGGGCCTCACGGTGCTCGACGTCGTGGCCGGTGGCCCGCAGGACACCGAGGGCGTCGTGGAGTTCCGCGCCCGGTGGGTCAGTGCGGACGACGGGCCGGTGCGGCGAGGGCAGCTGCACGAGCGCAGTCGTTTCGAGCGTCGCGCCGGCAGGTGGTTCTACGTCGAAGCCGTCGACAGGGCCTGA
- a CDS encoding replication-associated recombination protein A, with translation MSLEDTDLFGAAAADAAGADHPASIAPLAVRMRPRTLREVRGQGEVLRQGSPLRRLIEGSAGAAGPLSAILWGPPGTGKTTLAHLVATAADREFVELSAVTAGVKDVRAVMQQATRARQLYGRQTVLFLDEIHRFTKAQQDALLPGVENRQVVLVAATTENPSFSVIAPLLSRSMLVTLVPLTDDDIADVLASAVADERGLAGAYRLDDDASEHLVRLAGGDARRALTFLEAAAGVTEDAVAPGAPRPDVLPITLAQCEQAVAHAAVRYDRTGDQHYDVASALIKSMRGSDVDAALHYLARMLEAGEDPRFIARRIVISASEDVGLGDPTALQTAVAAMHAVAQIGMPEARIILAQAVVHNAMAPKSNAAYVGINEAIADVRAGRGGPVPAHLRGSGYAGAARLGHGKGYVYAHDEPDAVAAQQYLPDDLAGTTDYYRPSDRGFEARLQERWTWLKGRLGR, from the coding sequence GTGAGCCTCGAGGACACCGACCTGTTCGGCGCAGCAGCCGCGGACGCGGCGGGAGCCGACCACCCGGCATCCATCGCGCCCCTGGCCGTGCGCATGAGGCCGCGCACCCTGAGGGAGGTGCGTGGGCAGGGGGAGGTGCTGCGACAGGGCAGCCCGTTGCGCCGGCTCATCGAGGGCAGCGCGGGCGCGGCCGGCCCGCTCTCGGCGATCCTGTGGGGCCCGCCGGGCACCGGCAAGACCACGCTGGCACACCTGGTCGCGACGGCGGCCGATCGCGAGTTCGTCGAGCTGTCGGCGGTCACGGCCGGGGTCAAGGACGTGCGGGCCGTGATGCAGCAGGCCACCCGGGCGCGCCAGCTGTACGGCCGGCAGACGGTGCTCTTCCTCGACGAGATCCACCGCTTCACCAAGGCCCAGCAGGACGCCCTGCTCCCCGGTGTCGAGAACCGCCAGGTCGTGCTGGTCGCCGCGACGACGGAGAACCCCTCGTTCTCGGTGATCGCACCCCTGCTGTCCCGCTCGATGCTCGTGACGCTCGTGCCCCTCACCGACGACGACATCGCCGACGTCCTCGCGAGTGCTGTGGCGGACGAGCGCGGGCTGGCCGGCGCCTACCGCCTCGACGACGACGCCAGTGAGCACCTCGTGCGCCTGGCCGGTGGCGACGCCCGCCGGGCCCTGACCTTCCTCGAGGCTGCGGCGGGAGTCACCGAGGATGCCGTGGCGCCCGGCGCGCCGCGCCCGGACGTCCTGCCCATCACCCTGGCGCAGTGCGAGCAGGCCGTCGCGCACGCCGCCGTTCGCTACGACCGCACCGGCGACCAGCACTACGACGTGGCGTCGGCCCTGATCAAGTCGATGCGCGGCTCCGACGTCGATGCCGCGCTGCACTACCTCGCGCGGATGCTCGAGGCGGGCGAGGACCCCCGCTTCATCGCGCGGCGCATCGTCATCTCGGCGTCCGAGGACGTCGGGCTCGGCGACCCGACCGCACTGCAGACCGCCGTTGCGGCCATGCACGCCGTCGCGCAGATCGGGATGCCGGAGGCGCGGATCATCCTCGCGCAGGCGGTGGTCCACAACGCCATGGCGCCCAAGTCCAACGCCGCCTACGTGGGCATCAACGAGGCCATCGCCGACGTGCGGGCCGGCCGCGGGGGCCCGGTGCCGGCGCACCTGCGGGGCAGCGGCTACGCCGGGGCGGCCCGACTCGGGCACGGCAAGGGCTACGTCTACGCCCACGACGAACCGGATGCCGTCGCGGCTCAGCAGTACCTGCCCGACGACCTCGCGGGCACCACCGACTACTACCGCCCGAGCGACCGGGGCTTCGAGGCGCGCCTGCAGGAACGCTGGACCTGGCTCAAGGGCCGCCTCGGACGCTGA
- a CDS encoding DUF948 domain-containing protein has translation MEWTLGGIAAIIAALAFAYLVVRLAALLGRASTILDETAASLRTTSENVQPTLKGLTDTVTLTNDQLTRVDTITSSVSTMTTNASALTSVAAATVGSPLIKVAAFSYGVRTAVSGLKKAR, from the coding sequence ATGGAATGGACGCTCGGAGGAATTGCCGCGATCATCGCCGCGCTCGCGTTCGCGTACCTCGTGGTTCGGCTGGCCGCACTGCTGGGGCGTGCGAGCACGATCCTCGACGAGACCGCGGCGAGCCTGCGCACGACGAGCGAGAACGTGCAGCCCACGCTCAAGGGCCTCACGGACACGGTGACCCTCACCAACGACCAGCTCACGCGGGTCGACACGATCACGAGTTCGGTGTCGACGATGACGACCAACGCCTCGGCGCTGACCTCGGTGGCCGCGGCCACCGTCGGCTCACCGCTGATCAAGGTGGCGGCCTTCAGCTACGGCGTGCGCACGGCCGTATCGGGCCTGAAGAAGGCTCGCTGA
- a CDS encoding type II toxin-antitoxin system VapB family antitoxin translates to MTRHRTNIELDLDAVEVIMARYDLPTKTEAVNLALRTMAGRKLSKQEVLAMYGARLVDEVPADVGPRGEW, encoded by the coding sequence ATGACGCGTCACCGCACCAACATCGAGCTCGACCTCGACGCGGTCGAGGTGATCATGGCTCGCTACGACCTGCCCACGAAGACCGAGGCCGTGAACCTCGCCCTGCGCACGATGGCGGGGAGGAAGCTCAGCAAGCAAGAGGTCCTGGCGATGTACGGCGCCCGACTCGTCGACGAGGTCCCCGCGGACGTGGGTCCACGGGGTGAGTGGTGA
- a CDS encoding M1 family metallopeptidase gives MSASRTTVVRGLATAVGIVSLVSITGLATAAPGDPGKPRFTAGSAGVGDTYFPYAGNGGYDVSHYDLAVDYTPPAPAPAPLEGQFSGVATIDLTATADLDRFNLDLRGMSVSAMTINGKPATGIAPPAPGAEVDGAAYWHVQDDAARRWELTVQPRPKLKKGQRARLVVTYGGTTTRPTDIETAPYGWYTTRDGAIVVSEPDGSMTWYPVSDHPRDKATYSFRITVPEGKVAVANGLPDGPPVTANGRTTWSWDAVDEQASYLTTASVGDFEVRPVTHSASGVPIHDFVDSKLSPSRRTTTNASLALQPRMIDFFESRFGPYPFSSYGSSVDDDSVGYALETQTRPVYSGQAVQGTVAHELAHQWLGNAVSPKDWKDIWLNEGWATYATWLWNEENGIRTAQAAFDSWYAPARTPEYWALPIGDPGPMGLFATQVYNRGAGTLHALRLTVGDEAFFEGVQTWVQRYDDSTATTADFQAVYEEVSGQDLDAFFQEWLATAAKPSLP, from the coding sequence ATGAGCGCGTCACGAACCACTGTCGTCCGAGGGCTGGCCACGGCCGTCGGCATCGTGAGCCTGGTGAGCATCACCGGGTTGGCCACCGCTGCCCCCGGTGACCCGGGCAAGCCGCGCTTCACCGCGGGCTCCGCGGGCGTGGGGGACACGTACTTCCCCTACGCGGGCAACGGTGGCTATGACGTCTCGCACTACGACCTGGCGGTGGACTACACGCCCCCGGCGCCGGCACCGGCCCCCCTGGAGGGCCAGTTCTCCGGGGTTGCGACGATCGACCTCACCGCGACGGCCGACCTCGATCGGTTCAACCTCGACCTGCGGGGCATGAGCGTCTCGGCGATGACGATCAACGGCAAGCCCGCCACCGGCATCGCCCCACCCGCCCCCGGGGCCGAGGTCGACGGCGCGGCCTACTGGCACGTGCAGGACGACGCCGCGCGCCGGTGGGAACTCACCGTGCAGCCGCGGCCCAAGCTCAAGAAGGGCCAGCGCGCCCGACTCGTCGTCACCTACGGGGGCACCACCACTCGCCCGACCGACATCGAGACGGCGCCCTACGGCTGGTACACCACCCGGGACGGCGCGATCGTCGTCAGCGAGCCGGACGGCTCGATGACCTGGTACCCCGTGAGCGACCACCCGCGCGACAAGGCCACGTACTCGTTCCGGATCACCGTTCCAGAGGGCAAGGTGGCGGTGGCCAACGGGCTGCCGGACGGCCCTCCCGTGACGGCCAACGGGCGCACGACCTGGTCGTGGGATGCCGTGGACGAGCAGGCCAGCTACCTCACCACCGCGTCGGTGGGCGACTTCGAGGTGCGCCCCGTGACGCACTCGGCCAGCGGCGTGCCCATCCACGACTTCGTCGACTCCAAGCTCTCGCCGAGCCGGCGCACCACGACCAACGCCAGCCTGGCGCTGCAGCCGAGGATGATCGACTTCTTCGAGTCGAGGTTCGGGCCCTACCCCTTCAGCTCGTACGGCTCCAGCGTCGACGACGACAGCGTCGGCTACGCGCTCGAGACCCAGACCCGACCGGTGTACTCCGGCCAGGCAGTCCAGGGCACCGTGGCCCACGAACTGGCCCACCAGTGGCTGGGCAACGCCGTCAGCCCGAAGGACTGGAAGGACATCTGGCTCAACGAGGGCTGGGCCACCTACGCGACCTGGCTGTGGAACGAGGAGAACGGCATCCGCACCGCCCAGGCCGCCTTCGACTCCTGGTACGCACCGGCTCGCACCCCCGAGTACTGGGCGCTGCCCATCGGCGACCCGGGCCCGATGGGTCTGTTCGCGACGCAGGTCTACAACCGCGGTGCCGGCACCCTGCACGCGCTACGGCTCACGGTCGGCGACGAGGCCTTCTTCGAGGGCGTGCAGACCTGGGTCCAGCGCTACGACGACAGCACCGCGACGACGGCCGACTTCCAGGCCGTGTACGAGGAGGTGTCCGGCCAGGACCTCGACGCGTTCTTCCAGGAGTGGCTCGCCACTGCGGCCAAGCCCAGCCTCCCGTAG